One Curtobacterium sp. BH-2-1-1 genomic region harbors:
- a CDS encoding sugar-binding transcriptional regulator: MNDAAQPMRTQQALRAAHLYYLQDLTMDAIADELGTSRSSVSRLLKYARDTGLVDIQIRSPLDQAAALSRSIRSRFGVHAHVVPVPDHTSDVDRLERVALSAARILTQYVESNMVIGISWGSTVSAVSRYLVPKTTHGSTVVQINGAANTRTTGIVYASEILRRFGEAYGAFVQQFPVPAFFDDPATKQALFRERSIRRVLDLHERMDLVVFGVGAPQAPVPSHVYSGGYLDPSDRDELTKAQVVGDVSTVFYRADGSWKDIGVNARAGAPDLDTIKRAPRRVCVVAGRSKAASLKGALAAGLITDLILDESVGQAILQP, encoded by the coding sequence ATGAATGACGCAGCGCAGCCCATGCGCACGCAGCAGGCGCTGCGCGCCGCGCATCTGTACTACCTGCAGGACCTGACGATGGACGCGATCGCCGACGAGCTCGGCACCTCGCGGTCGTCGGTCTCCCGCCTGCTGAAGTACGCGCGGGACACCGGACTCGTCGACATCCAGATCCGCTCGCCCCTCGACCAGGCCGCGGCGCTCAGCCGGAGCATCCGATCGCGCTTCGGGGTGCACGCACACGTCGTGCCGGTGCCGGACCACACGAGCGACGTCGACCGACTCGAACGCGTCGCCCTGTCCGCTGCGCGCATCCTGACGCAGTACGTCGAGTCGAACATGGTGATCGGGATCTCGTGGGGCTCGACCGTCAGCGCGGTGAGCCGCTACCTCGTGCCGAAGACCACGCACGGCTCCACGGTGGTGCAGATCAACGGCGCCGCGAACACCCGGACGACGGGCATCGTCTACGCGTCCGAGATCCTGCGGCGGTTCGGCGAGGCGTACGGCGCGTTCGTGCAGCAGTTCCCGGTGCCGGCGTTCTTCGACGACCCGGCCACGAAGCAAGCGCTCTTCCGGGAGCGTTCGATCCGCCGGGTGCTCGACCTGCACGAGCGCATGGACCTCGTCGTCTTCGGTGTCGGAGCGCCCCAGGCCCCGGTGCCCTCGCACGTGTACTCCGGCGGGTACCTCGACCCGTCCGACCGCGACGAGCTGACCAAGGCCCAGGTCGTCGGTGACGTCTCGACGGTGTTCTACCGCGCGGACGGCTCGTGGAAGGACATCGGGGTGAACGCCCGAGCCGGGGCTCCGGACCTCGACACGATCAAGCGTGCGCCGCGCCGGGTCTGCGTCGTGGCCGGACGCTCGAAGGCCGCGTCGCTGAAGGGCGCCCTCGCCGCCGGGTTGATCACCGACCTCATCCTCGACGAGAGCGTCGGGCAGGCGATCCTGCAGCCCTGA